The genomic stretch cccgagagcaccatttcatggcctgcgaatccttattaTATGCTTTAtgtcccaggacatcatggtctgaggacgtcatcctaaccgtccaaagacaacatttcatggtccgacgggaacttgcatcatgtttaaatttccgcacaatacATTGTTTGTTTGCAGGTAAACCAACAAGCAGCGACCGTCTCAGCAGGatcaatcccgctccagttcccgcagccctattagactttaaccatccatcttAACCCAAATATCGCGTCCGTCTTGGAAAATCTCCATCGACATATTCCTCCGATAGATCCTGGACtatatatggcctgattcctgtaagaccagggatatgtaggcagcttaggaGCCAGATCTCGGTGAATTTTTTCAAACCAttccgctcggtcaaaattggccatcatatctttacccgacaactctttcatccttcccgggtaaagaggggcagctgttgatacccaattttttccctatttatttttcatatgcaaaatactttcaaaatagcatacatatgcatatataagcatgtccaagtgttttattatttttccaatttttaaaagatttttaaatcaatttatcgccttattttatcagaaaaaaccaataattatttcccaaattatcatttttggtaacaCCTTTATTTAATTCTCATATTTTTACCAAAATATATCTAatgtaatttttgcacattttttacagatttatttagcattttaaagttaagttgcatataattgcaattttagcctattttaagatttaattgtttttataattacaaatttaattccagtacttttaatttaatatttacatattattaatcgatttagtactttaatttatttccaaatattattttactatttttataaaataaataaagaaaaatggctatttaaatgttagccccgttgattttaattttagccttatttgagCCCCAAATGAACCTAATTCCCAATCtcaattccccaacccaattttaatttaaacccacccctgacccgattaaatcctacccgacccagacccctctcatcctggccgttgatctctgagatcaacggacCCGATTCACTCTTACCTTTTTAACAcaaacgaccaccctaacctTTTCATTTATCACCTACCATCCGCCtatgaactctcaaactctctcgaacattcctaaaccctaaccgcctcttaccaccacctccaccttgaaacccaccagaatccatggcttctcaggctatgagagtcttatactcaccttctcttgctcccacgcgcctgatacctgaagattcgagaCTTGAACTTGAAGGTTTGCACCCATACCTCTGTCTATTCAAGGTTCCATGGACGTCCCCGGCTttactccggcgtaccatggtggtttgagcctgatttcgacctctccgactcagatcgatgacctttcaaagcctatctcacttctagggttcttttgaaaccctaacccttcgaggttttccccgatttccttagatccgttgtgtgtttgtgctctccttgagttttcaaacgatttccctaacttttctttcaaaaattactttcaaaaccgcttcgttttcgatctagggttttctgaaaatgtttaagtgtttctctgactttctctcctttatcttttgtgtttatttgcctctattgtgttcttatgttttcttctaccttgtatgttcttctattgAGTTTTTACcatccgttcttgtatgttcttctactgagtttttacactccgctcttgtatgttcttttactgagttttatatactccatgcttgtatgttcttctaccatgtttttcatactacgctctcatatgcttttctactatgttcttatattttttgtccTCTACTATGTTCCaacatgtttctcctactgtattttcctgctaagttcttaagtttccttattttccttctattaagccctgtttaagtttcttttgaaaaatctcttaagcatgtttcttttactgttcctatcagtgtttttcttttgagtgcttctactgtgttccgcatgttactttgctatcgcATTTTTCTCATGTTTCTattgatgaaagaaacatgcaagaggtttcaactctgaaacctctgagcctgttcaactacttgccttctcttctctgtacttgattcaatgtggaaaccctagaatttgggggttccgccaagctgattatgtgatttgattgaacttagggtttatttaaaagcccctaactctttcagacccattccttgctttcatatgactctgaccttttgccaaacttttctatactggattttctactaactttacaatgacactacagtcttccttcatgcttaatatgttcgtatgctccttatatatgatagacttccctttaaagtagcttttgaatttgtggttagttcctacttccctctgaatatgggtttaattgattccctttccattgtttgctgattttccttaagttaaaaacctttcccATCTTCTGACTCAGTTCATTTATGCAAAATCTCAGACTCTTTTGATTTGCTgtttgttaattgatttgcttaccttatttgcacaaaccgtgtatttcaaaaaccctgtccttaaataacttttatgtactcacccctaattgcctactttgcacaaagtgtttgattaatttctttccttaattggtttatacccgtttgaatctgaaccccttaactaaagggagactTGTgttattgattgacaatcagctcttcaattatttcttaccttatttctacttggtttttacactataaagGGCACAACCCTTTTCACAAACACACATGGAGACgacacaattcacaatctcttctgaactcttactcacataatagaactctctcttcttgtctgtactgaggtttttaccagactactgcatttttctctacttgtttctttgaaactggtatgtcctaatttcaaattttagcatccccacaatgtgtttacttacagctttctgcATCTATGCCTACTTTACTACTTATgtagagttaaatacttaaactagcatgttgattcccttttgtttgtttttgctatgaatccctattcctTATTTCCCTTTATATtctttgagttacagtttaagaCATGGaaatatacaagttattgtctatggatcaaacttgatcccttaggggatcctaacctctaaacgaTGTGTTctagtaggcttatgggtgtgccagcatctcctattgttgggttatgcctactagcctgctttttacctcttgcaactccccattccctatatccccaGGTGTGTTATTTCCTTTTCCCTTCCCCCTTTTAGAATtttgcacttacactctctcttagtttctaagttctgccccctcttgtgagccttgtcttgggaccttgagttccctttgaacttggacacctgagggccgatccttccacactgcactttggcttaatatggtgatacatttgggtgtaagcactgcccggagttcttatgaaactcttagggaactctgacacacccaagtgggagaaaagctttgaaacatgatctttggagttgatttacttcatacttcagacacgaagtctgaatcaagctctccttggttgtaattttcaatttctgatgtatttttctttattttatttggactgtaataacttgtaataacctTTGgagatggttagtgaaaagggaagggtaaccatgcatgtaaaaaggggtagataacttgcctataagattttgcattttttcatatagcgaccatgcctataagatttttgcattttttcatatagctaccatgcctataagatttctgcatttttcatatagctaccatgcctataagatttctgcatttagtcgccatgtctataagattttctgcattctcatttagTTACCACGTCTATAGGAACTTCAACATTCTCATTTATATACCATGACTATAGGGACCCTGCACTTTCATGTAGATATCGTGACTTATGCATATGCATGTAAAGAATATGTCTATAGGTTCTGAAAATCAACTACAATTAGATGTCATGACTATAGGGCTTCTGCATTCTTATTATGTCCAAAAGGTCTTTTTTAAATCAGCAACGCataaaaagcatgcctataggaactatcaaccaAGTCTGAAATGTTTCACtcacttataagtctaaaaccagtaacaacaatgtctaatgtctgcagaatttatgatcttttgtcaaaactcgtctttgctaaataactgacaaccttttctaaaatcagtatacctCTTctttttctgaaatcagtagatatcatgcttataggtttcGTCTATCACTTAGGCAAACCATAGGACAATTTATGAACTGtatcagattttattaactacaaccagtaggcaggcttGATTCGGGCTTCTAAtatgaaatatgtaataaatcagtctgccccaacttttaagtttaaccagaccctaatcagtacgtgtaagacatgttaaactatatgcttttctttgattcAAGGAGgtctttttgagccttatttgtttatgtgcttccccatacttgctatatatatatgtttttgcttgtcgccttagtatttttacctttaaaaccacaaataaaCCCGACTTCtcctcccttttaggaatagtagtcccaaatacctccggggctgataggattggggcgggtaatagcatgtaatAAGTAAAAGAGACCGAtctgtgctttaataccttaacggggtgggaagggtagatatggatatgatgaccacgcaataacatcacgtgtagcccctcactgaggagtgattaccggatgttgtgtggggtgatccatattattaataaacctaggaccccccctttcctctgttttctttgtttctttttaaattttttttaaccatttcttttaagaaaatcaactcttttagttcccttttcttacttttgttcatttgtaaccattacgtgaaaataccctcttatttgaagactttatttgcctatgtgttatttgcacttaagtcacaacaatagtttggacgggaaccacactagtggatcctgaggggtgcctaacaccttccccttgggataattttaagcccttacccaatctttggttactcaaaacaaacccctcctagtgtcctaatgcactttaatcattaggtggcgactcttcaattcaaacccaattcccaaaagggaatgagttgtcctcctaaatgtcacaaacccgattttcgcgagaaaaagggggcacaaaAATGATGAGCAATGTAGATAGGCTTCAGTCACCAAGAAATATCAAATCTTATACTAGCAAGAAGATTAATAGTGGCTTATCGCCGAAGTTCCGAAAGCCCATCACATTACATGAATTCTTTCCGGGAAAATTCCTTCATGGAGGTCACGTTGGTGCAACTCATGTAATTTCTAGTACTAACGAAACAACGAAAAGCAACGATGAGCCTGCTCCAATGAAAGCACAAGAACATCATGATAACGAAAAAGTTGTCACATGTTGTGCAACAATTTCATTCACAGATGATGACTTGCTGCTGGGGTCTAAGCCACATAACAGACCTTTGTTTGTTGTAAGGTCCATTCGGGAAAAACATCTCAATCGCATAGTTGTTGATGATGGTTCGGCTATCAACATCATGGCAAAGATGGTGCTAAAAAAGCTTGGGATCTCTATCGATGagttatccaaaagtaacctaaCAATCCAAGGTTTCAACCAAGGAGGACAACGAGCCATAGGTATGATCCGCGTAGGATTATCCATTGGTGAGATGAATTCAAACACCCTAATTCACGTCATAGAtgctaaaacatcatacaacttGTTGCTTGGACGTCCTTGGATTAATGAGAATGGGGTTGTATCATCTATTTTGCATCAATGTCTGAAATACAGAAGAGATGGTGAGATAGTCAAAATTGATGCAGACATCAAGCCTTTCACTGAGACGGAGTCATACTTTGCAGACGCAATATTCTACCTAGATTCTTGTGAACCGAAAGTGGAGAAACCATCATTAGATAACGAAGTTGATGTCAAGTCAGAAGAGGAAAACAATGCTTAacggactaccaggaagctgccTAAAAAGGGAATCGAGGAAGTCTCCATTAAGCTATCATCATCTGAAGGTGACATACAGACAAAGACTAAGGAGCATCTGGTTTTTTTCTATATTCCACATGAGCGTCGAAAGAAAGGGTAACCTTTGATACAGGAATGTACTCCAAAGAAGCAAATGACTCACAAAGATATCCAACATTTGAAGGAGCATATGACAATCCCAGTTGCATAAATCCCATCCGTGACTTGTGAGTCTGTTAAAGGCAGTCTCCAAgctgataaaataaaagggcacTATGATCCTAAGGCCTTCATACTACTTAAAAATCTGGTTATGACTTCTCCAATCCATCACAACTAGAAGAACTCAAAGACAAAGTCATTGGTGAAAAAATACATGGGCTCAATGAGTCCCAAATGAAGTTGAGAAAGCAAGGGCACTACGTCGCTACTCCAAAGTTTGGGTTGGGGTTCAGTTTGGCAGAGCCTTTTCGAATTTCATCAAAGAGAAGCAAAGAGATAGCTTCATCACAATACACCTCGGTAGAGGAGATGAAGGAAGTTAAGGGCAATAAAATAAAACAACGGGCTTCAGTATTTGATCGCATTGGAGGCTCAACCCCTTCGGTCTCCGTGTTTGAAAGGCTAAGTCACAAAGGTGAACATGTAGCTTCCAAACATCTAAAAGAAGTTTCCACTACCTCTAAGACCTCTGTCTTTTGTCGCCTAAGGACTACAAGGAAGTCTCCATCTAGAAAGATACTGTCAAAATACAAGGAGCAAGTGCGTGAGGAGCGggatcattttgaagttgttGCTGACAAAGAAATCTGTAGTGCTTTCCCATCACGTATGAAAAGGAAGTCTATTTTGTCAATATCCACAGATAGTCCGCTGAAGGTGCAAAGGAGAACCATTATTTACACTTGCCAGCCTCATAAAGAAGCAAATAAAGAGAAAGAAGCCATGCTGACCATCCAAGGAAGTCAAAGAGAAAAGTCAAACTTTGTGGAAACATCCTATTACATAACTGTGGAAGATAGCCCATGCCTTAATGTTGGTGATGAAGTAAATGAGGCTCCCCCTCAACTAGAAAATGGCGGGCAATCATCTATGGATGAGCTTAAGGAACTCAATTTAGGTACTCCAAAAGATCCACGCCTCACTTTTATTAGTGCGCTGCTTACGCCTCAAGAGGAGGAGGAATACTCTAAGTTGTTGACCGAGTACAAAGGTGTCTTCACTTGGTCATATAAGGAAATGCCCGGTCTTAGTCCTAAGGTAGTTGTTCATCATTTAGGGATCAAAAGTGGAGCACACCCTGTGAAGCAGTCACAACACATGTTTCGACCCATGCTTGTATCACAAATTGAAGTCGAAGTCAACAAGCTCATCGAGGAAGGATTTATTCGAAAGGTGAAGTACCCATCATGGATATCGAATATTGTACCTGTCAAGAAGAAGAATGGTCAAATACGTGTTTGTGTTGACTTTTGAGACCTAAACAAGGCatgtccaaaagatgacttcccgCTACCAATTATTGAACTCATGGTTGATTCTACAACAGGGCATGAAGCTATGTCATTCACGGATGGATCCTCCGGATACAATTAAATCAGAATgtctccaaaagatgaagagtgtaCTACTTTCTAAACTACAAAAGGGATATATTGCTACAAAGTGATGCccttcggtctgaagaatgttggTGCCACCTACCAACGCGCGATGTAAAACATCTTTGATGACATGCTTCAAAAGAGGGTTGAATGTTACGTCGATGACTTAGTGGTGAAGACCTTAGTAGGTGTTACCACCTTGAAGACCTTCGAATTGTTTTTGAAAAGTTAAGAAAATTCGACCTGAAGACGAATCCActcaagtgtgcatttggagttacCTCAGGAAAGTTTCTTGGCTTCATTGTGCGTCATTGTAGAATTGAATTTGATCCTGCAAAGATTGACGCCATTCAGAAAATGCCCGAGCCAAAGAACTTGAGGGAGCTTCGAAGTCTCCAACGAAACTTAGCATTCATCCGGAGGTTCATCTCTAATCTAGTCGGACAGTGTCAACCCTTCAATCATATATTGACGAAGGATAACCCGTTTCAGTGGGATCAATCATGTCAAAGTGCTTTTGAAAGCATTAAAACATACCTGCTGAATCCACCTGTGTTAGGTGCTCCAATGCTTGGGAAGCCATTGATACTCTACATCACGGCACATAAACGTTCACTTGGAGCACTACTTGCTCAAGAGAATGAGGAAGGAAAGGAACAAGCCTTGTAATACCTTAGTCGAATTTTGATAGGAGCTGAGTTGAACTATACGCCTATTGAGAAAATATGCTTAGCGTTACTTTATGCAGTAAAGAAGCTAAGGCATTATTTTGAAGCATACACCATCAAACTCATCTCTCGAGCAGATCCCGTGAAGTTTGTGATGACTCGACCTGTTCTTTCTGGACGCCGAGCAAGATGGTCCATATTGTTTAACCAATATGAGATCACATACACACCTCAAAAGCTGTGAAAGGACAAGCACTAGCCAATTTTCTGGCTGATCACCCTCTTCCGATAGAATCGGAGCTTTTGGATGAGTTTCCAGATGAAGACGTTTTGTTCATCAAAGAATTGCCACCATGgacaatgttctttgatggatctGCATGTTGTAATGATGCGGGGGCAAGTGTTGTATTGATCTCTCCAGAAAGACAAGTATTGCCATTCTCCTTTGTTTTAGGTGAAACATGCTCCAACAATGCCGCAGAGTACCAAGCTTTGATCATCGATCTCGAAATGGCATTAGAAATAAAGATTCTACAGTTGGATATCTACGACAACTCTAAGCTGATCATCAACCAACTTTTGGGGAGTTACGAGGAAAAGAAGGAAGATCTATCGCCATACCATCAATATGCTTCTGGTTTACTTAAAAAATTAGACCAAGTGTTCTTAAACCACGTCCCAAGAGAAGAAAATCGCAAGGTTGATGCTTTGGATAACTTGGCTACGACGATGGCACTTGGAGAGAATGAGTCGACAAAGGTATACGTGTGTCATCAATGGGTTATTTCTAGACTTCTAGATCTTCAAATCAACAAAATCCATCACACGTCTATTCGAGTGATTGAAGAAGAAGATTGGAGGCAACCACTGATAGAGTACCTTGAACATGGAAAGTTACCTGAAGATCCATCACAAAGAACATACATCAAACAAAGAGCACCACGATTCATCTTCTATAAGGGGATATTGTTTTGCCGCTCTTT from Nicotiana sylvestris chromosome 12, ASM39365v2, whole genome shotgun sequence encodes the following:
- the LOC138883744 gene encoding uncharacterized protein, with the translated sequence MFFDGSACCNDAGASVVLISPERQVLPFSFVLGETCSNNAAEYQALIIDLEMALEIKILQLDIYDNSKLIINQLLGSYEEKKEDLSPYHQYASGLLKKLDQVFLNHVPREENRKVDALDNLATTMALGENESTKVYVCHQWVISRLLDLQINKIHHTSIRVIEEEDWRQPLIEYLEHGKLPEDPSQRTYIKQRAPRFIFYKGILFCRSFEGLFLRCLDKEEAHQAMEEAHSGSCGAHQSGSKLHFHIKRMGYYWATMVKDCMHHSKRCQACQFHAIYIHQYPEPLHPTVASWPFDAW